Proteins encoded within one genomic window of Platichthys flesus chromosome 17, fPlaFle2.1, whole genome shotgun sequence:
- the col1a2 gene encoding collagen alpha-2(I) chain, with amino-acid sequence MLSFVDTRILLLLAVTSYLASCQFTKVLSLLQGPRGDKGPRGDRGPKGPDGRDGTPGLPGPAGPPGPPGLGGNFAAQYDGAKGPDAGPGPTGMMGNKGPPGPPGSPGPQGHTGHAGEPGEPGQSGALGPRGPPGPPGKSGEDGNNGRPGKPGDRGAAGVQGARGFPGTPGLPGMKGHRGYTGLDGRKGEPGASGAKGESGAHGASGSPGLAGSRGMAGERGRAGPAGAAGARGADGNVGPSGPSGPLGAAGPPGFPGGPGPKGEIGAAGANGPSGAQGSRGEPGPNGAGGPVGPAGNPGANGLNGAKGAAGTPGVSGTPGFPGPRGGPGPQGPQGSAGPRGLAGDPGSQGVKGDGGPKGEPGNSGPQGAPGPHGEEGKRGPTGELGATGPVGVRGARGAPGSRGMPGSEGRTGPVGMPGARGSTGSGGPRGPPGDAGRAGEPGAAGARGFPGSSGSSGPPGKEGLAGPAGQDGRSGPPGPTGPRGQPGNIGFPGPKGASGEAGKPGDKGATGPTGLRGTPGADGNNGATGPMGPAGGSGEKGEQGPSGSPGFQGLPGPAGAGGEAGKPGDRGIPGDQGLSGPAGAKGERGNPGAAGASGAQGGIGARGPAGAPGPDGGKGEPGAAGAAGGPGHQGPGGMPGERGIAGGPGAKGEKGEGGHRGPEGNAGRDGARGMPGPAGPPGPTGANGDKGESGAFGPPGPAGARGASGERGEVGPAGSPGFAGPPGSDGQPGARGERGPAGIKGEVGPSGPSGPAGQSGPAGPNGPGGPSGGRGDNGPPGLTGFPGAAGRVGAAGPAGIVGPPGPAGSAGKDGPRGLRGDVGPAGPSGEQGHVGPPGQIGEKGPSGESGPPGAPGTPGTGGPLGIQGFLGLSGARGDRGTPGGAGAPGEPGRVGPAGPPGSRGPSGNIGLPGMTGPQGEAGREGNPGNDGPPGRPGVAGFKGDRGEPGSPGAMGLAGSPGPAGPSGAVGRPGNRGESGPGGATGPAGPAGARGAAGPAGTRGEKGVGGDKGERGMKGLRGHPGLQGMPGPSGPSGDTGAAGASGPSGNRGPAGPHGPSGKDGRAGGHGTIGSPGARGPPGYVGPAGPAGSPGLPGPAGPSGGGYDVSGYDEYRADQPALRAKDYEVDATIKSLNTQIDNLLTPEGSRKNPARTCRDIKLSHPEWSTGFYWIDPNQGCSNDAIKVFCDFTTRETCIYAQPESIARKNWFRSTEGKKHVWFGETINGGSEFTYNDENVSTQSMATQLAFMRLLSNQASQNVTYHCKNSVAYMDGESGSLKKAVVLQGSNDVELRAEGNSRFTFSVIEDGCTTHTGEWSKTVIEYRTNKPSRLPILDIAPLDIGGADQEFGLDIGPVCFK; translated from the exons GGCCCTCCCGGACCTCCTGGATCCCCT GGACCTCAGGGACACACAGGACATGCTGGCGAGCCCGGAGAGCCCGGTCAGAGT gGTGCTCTTGGTCCTCGTGGCCCCCCTGGACCCCCTGGCAAAAGTGGAGAGGAC GGTAATAATGGCAGACCTGGCAAGCCCGGAGACAGAGGTGCAGCCGGCGTTCAG GGTGCTCGTGGATTCCCCGGAACCCCTGGACTTCCAGGAATGAAGGGACACAGA GGTTACACTGGTCTGGACGGACGCAAGGGAGAGCCTGGTGCCTCTGGTGCCAAG GGTGAGTCTGGTGCCCACGGAGCTTCTGGAAGCCCTGGACTGGCT GGATCTCGTGGTATGGCTGGTGAGAGAGGTCGTGCTGGCCCTGCTGGCGCCGCTGGTGCTCGTGGTGCTGATGGAAACGTTGGACCTTCCGGACCTTCT GGTCCCCTTGGTGCTGCTGGTCCCCCAGGTTTCCCCGGTGGCCCAGGCCCCAAG GGAGAGattggagctgctggagctaaTGGCCCATCTGGAGCTCAGGGATCTAGAGGAGAGCCCGGTCCCAATGGTGCCGGTGGACCTGTTGGACCTGCT GGTAACCCTGGTGCTAATGGCCTGAATGGAGCCAAGGGTGCTGCT GGCACCCCTGGTGTTTCTGGAACTCCTGGCTTCCCTGGACCAAGAGGAGGACCTGGACCCCAGGGCCCTCAGGGTTCTGCTGGACCAAGAGGCCTGGCT GGAGATCCTGGTTCTCAGGGTGTGAAGGGAGATGGTGGCCCCAAAGGAGAGCCT GGTAACTCTGGACCTCAGGGAGCCCCCGGACCTCATGGTGAGGAGGGCAAGAGAGGACCCACTGGTGAGCTCGGTGCCACCGGCCCCGTTGGCGTCCGTGGAGCTAGA GGTGCTCCTGGTAGCCGTGGTATGCCTGGTAGTGAGGGAAGAACTGGCCCCGTT GGTATGCCTGGTGCTCGTGGTTCCACTGGCTCTGGTGGACCCCGTGGACCCCCTGGAGATGCTGGCCGTGCTGGTGAGCCCGGCGCTGCTGGTGCCAGA GGTTTCCCAGGAAGCTCTGGAAGCTCCGGACCCCCAGGAAAGGAGGGACTTGCT ggtCCCGCCGGACAAGATGGCCGCTCCGGACCTCCCGGCCCAACTGGACCTAGAGGCCAGCCCGGAAACATCGGCTTCCCCGGACCCAAAGGAGCTTCT GGTGAGGCTGGCAAGCCTGGTGACAAAGGAGCCACTGGCCCTACTGGACTGAGA ggAACCCCTGGAGCTGATGGCAACAACGGAGCAACTGGCCCAATGGGACCTGCT GGCGGCTCTGGTGAGAAGGGAGAGCAGGGACCATCTGGCTCCCCTGGCTTCCAG GGACTGCCTGGCCCCGCTGGAGCCGGCGGAGAGGCTGGCAAGCCCGGAGACAGA GGTATCCCAGGAGACCAGGGACTTAGTGGACCTGCTGGTGCCAAG GGAGAGCGTGGTAACCCCGGTGCTGCCGGAGCTTCTGGAGCTCAGGGAGGTATTGGAGCCCGTGGACCTGCTGGAGCCCCTGGACCCGATGGTGGCAAG GGAGAGCCcggtgctgctggagctgcaggtggtCCTGGACACCAGGGACCTGGTGGCATGCCTGGTGAGCGTGGAATTGCTGGTGGACCTGGAGCCAAGGGAGAGAAG GGAGAGGGTGGACACAGAGGCCCCGAGGGTAATGCTGGCAGAGATGGTGCCCGT GGAATGCCCGGACCTGCTGGACCCCCAGGACCCACTGGAGCCAACGGTGACAAG GGTGAGAGTGGTGCCTTCGGACCTCCTGGTCCCGCTGGTGCTCGTGGAGCCTCT GGTGAGCGTGGAGAGGTTGGCCCCGCTGGATCTCCCGGATTCGCCGGACCCCCT GGTTCCGATGGTCAGCCTGGAGCAAGAGGAGAGCGTGGACCTGCTGGAATCAAGGGAGAAGTTGGACCCTCTGGCCCATCTGGACCCGCTGGACAGTCCGGACCTGCT GGTCCCAATGGCCCCGGTGGACCCTCAGGTGGTCGTGGAGACAACGGACCTCCT GGTCTGACTGGTTTCCCTGGTGCTGCTGGCAGAGTTGGTGCTGCTGGTCCCGCT ggTATTGTCGGACCTCCTGGCCCCGCTGGTTCCGCTGGTAAGGATGGGCCTCGTGGTCTCCGTGGTGATGTTGGACCCGCTGGTCCTTCTGGAGAGCAGGGTCATGTTGGACCACCTGGTCAAATTGGAGAGAAGGGACCTTCTGGAGAGTCTGGTCCCCCT gGTGCCCCTGGTACACCTGGAACTGGTGGACCTCTTGGTATTCAAGGATTCCTTGGTCTGTCTGGTGCTAGAGGAGATCGTGGTACacctggtggtgctggtgctccG GGAGAGCCGGGTAGAGTTGGACCTGCTGGTCCTCCTGGATCCCGTGGTCCCTCTGGAAACATTGGTCTGCCTGGTATGACCGGACCTCAGGGAGAGGCTGGACGTGAG GGTAACCCTGGTAACGATGGACCTCCTGGCCGTCCTGGTGTTGCTGGATTCAAG GGAGACCGTGGAGAGCCTGGATCTCCTGGTGCCATGGGACTTGCTGGTTCCCCCGGACCTGCTGGACCCTCTGGAGCTGTTGGCAGACCCGGAAACCGTGGAGAGTCT GGCCCAGGAGGTGCCACTGGACCCGCTGGCCCCGCTGGAGCCAGAGGTGCTGCT ggACCTGCTGGAACCCGTGGCGAGAAGGGAGTCGGTGGAgataagggagagagaggcatgaAGGGACTGCGTGGACATCCTGGTCTCCAGGGAATGCCTGGACCATCT GGACCCTCTGGTgacactggagctgctggagcttctgGACCCTCTGGAAACAGA GGACCCGCTGGACCCCACGGACCCTCTGGTAAGGATGGAAGAGCTGGTGGACATGGAACTATCGGCTCCCCTGGTGCCCGTGGACCCCCTGGATACGTTGGACCCGCT GGTCCTGCTGGATCTCCTGGTCTGCCCGGACCTGCCGGCCCATCTGGTGGTGGATATGATGTCTCCGGATATGATGAGTACAGAGCTGATCAGCCCGCCCTGAGAGCCAAGGACTACGAAGTTGATGCCACCATCAAGTCCCTCAACACCCAGATCGATAACCTGCTCACCCCTGAGGGATCCAGGAAGAACCCTGCCCGCACCTGCCGTGACATCAAGCTCAGCCACCCTGAGTGGAGCACCG GCTTCTACTGGATCGACCCCAACCAGGGATGCAGCAACGACGCCATCAAGGTCTTCTGTGACTTCACCACCCGCGAGACCTGCATCTACGCCCAGCCCGAGAGCATCGCCCGCAAGAACTGGTTCAGAAGCACCGAGGGCAAGAAGCACGTCTGGTTCGGAGAGACCATCAACGGCGGTTCTGAG TTCACCTACAACGATGAGAACGTCAGCACACAGAGCATGGCCACCCAGCTCGCCTTCATGCGCCTTCTGTCCAACCAGGCAAGCCAGAACGTCACCTACCACTGCAAGAACAGCGTTGCCTACATGGATGGTGAGAGCGGTAGCCTGAAGAAGGCTGTGGTGCTCCAGGGCTCCAACGATGTGGAGCTGAGGGCCGAGGGCAACAGTCGCTTCACCTTCTCCGTGATCGAGGACGGTTGCACT acacacactggtgaaTGGAGCAAGACAGTGATTGAGTACAGAACAAATAAACCATCTCGCCTGCCCATCCTCGACATTGCACCTTTGGACATTGGTGGAGCTGATCAGGAGTTTGGTTTGGACATTGGCCCCGTCTGTTTCAAATAA